In Arachis hypogaea cultivar Tifrunner chromosome 17, arahy.Tifrunner.gnm2.J5K5, whole genome shotgun sequence, a single window of DNA contains:
- the LOC140172932 gene encoding ultraviolet-B receptor UVR8-like: MGQLGHSSLQYGDKELLPRRVVSLDGIFIKDLVCGGVHTSALTQEGALYARSGGQSGQLGLGPQTGLFSFVTNNSRTFFRNIPVLVVPKGVKLVAYGHSHTLISMRDGKIHGWGYNSYGQVANEKSTYAWYLSPVDWCVGEVRKLAAGGVIHLY, from the exons ATGGGCCAGCTTGGACATTCTTCACTCCAGTATGGAGATAAAGAGTTATTGCCAAGAAGGGTGGTTTCCCTTGATGGTATTTTCATAAAGGATTTGGTGTGTGGCGGTGTACACACATCTGCTCTGACTCAGGAAGGGGCACTTTACGCTCGGAGTGGCGGTCAATCCGGGCAATTAGGCCTTGGCCCCCAAACTGGGTTGTTCTCGTTCGTCACTAATAACTCTCGTACATTTTTCCGGAACATCCCAGTTTTGGTTGTTCCAAAAGGTGTGAAGCTTGTCGCCTATGGACATTCCCACACGCTTATTTCAATGAGGGATGGTAAAATTCATGGATGGGGTTACAATAGTTACGGTCAGGTAGCCAACGAGAAATCTACATATGCTTGGTACCTGTCACCTGTTGACTG GTGTGTTGGGGAGGTCCGAAAACTAGCTGCTGGTGGGGTCATTCATCTGTATTGA